A stretch of Brassica napus cultivar Da-Ae chromosome C6, Da-Ae, whole genome shotgun sequence DNA encodes these proteins:
- the LOC106404291 gene encoding alanine--tRNA ligase-like → MGFERLTFVLQNKMSNYDTDVFMPIFDDIQKATGARPYSGKVGVEDVDRVDMTYRVVADHIRTLSFAIADGSRPGNEGREYVLRRILRRAVRYGKEILKAEEGFFNGLVSSVIRVMGDTFTELKEHEKKITEIIKEEEASFCKTLAKGIEKFQKAGQAVQGNTLSGEDAFVLWDTFGFPLDLTQLMAEERGLLVDVDGFNKAMEEARERSRSAQNKQADGSIVMDADATSKLHKAGVLATDDSFKYTWVKDHESEVKAIYTGSAFLESSAAGDNVGLVLTSSSFYAEQGGQIFDTGLIEGSFGTFNGCNVQIFGGFVLHIGYLSKETGIVSVGDKAICKVSLCII, encoded by the exons ATGGGTTTCGAGAGGTTAACTTTTGTTCTTCAAAACAAAATGAGCAACTACGATACAGATGTGTTCATGCCTATCTTTGATGACATTCAAAAG GCCACAGGAGCGAGGCCATATTCTGGAAAAGTTGGTGTGGAAGATGTCGACAGAGTTGACATGACTTATAGAGTG gTTGCGGATCATATTAGGACGCTATCATTTGCTATCGCGGATGGCTCTCGTCCTG GTAATGAGGGCCGTGAGTATGTTCTACGGCGTATTCTTCGCAGAGCAGTTCGCTATGGAAAGGAGATCCTAAAAGCTGAAGAAGGTTTTTTCAACGG ACTCGTCAGTTCTGTTATTCGAGTGATGGGTGATACCTTTACAGAGTTGAAGGAACATGAGAAGAAGATCACAGAGATAATAAAAGAAGAGGAAGCGAGCTTTTGCAAGACCTTGGCGAAG GGAATTGAGAAATTTCAGAAAGCTGGACAGGCAGTTCAGGGGAATACATTGAGTGGAGAG GATGCATTTGTCTTATGGGATACGTTTGGGTTCCCATTAGATCTCACACAG TTGATGGCTGAAGAAAGAGGGTTGCTGGTTGATGTTGATGGCTTCAACAAAGCCATGGAAGAGGCGAGGGAAAGATCTAGAAGTGCCCAGAATAAG CAAGCTGATGGTTCCATTGTTATGGATGCTGATGCTACATCAAAACTGCACAAGGCTGGTGTGTTAGCAACAGATGACTCTTTTAAATACACTTGGGTCAAG GATCACGAGAGTGAAGTAAAGGCTATCTACACTGGCTCTGCTTTTCTGGAAAGTTCAGCTGCTGGCGATAACGTTGGACTAGTTTTGACGTCGTCTAGTTTCTATGCTGAGCAGGGTGGTCAG ATTTTCGATACAGGACTTATTGAAGGCTCGTTTGGTACATTCAACGGATGTAATGTCCAAATATTTGGAGGCTTTGTTCTTCATATTGGTTATCTCTCAAAAGAAACTGGAATTGTATCTGTGGGAGATAAAGCTATTTGCAAGGTATCGCTCTGCATCATATAG
- the LOC125588303 gene encoding uncharacterized protein LOC125588303 yields MDSLKAKDLTQTGYTVDGFIQVLQVWAYYDMPELGANYGSPIPNRPSPLLLAYRGGKRQRKCFKAAINKQTIVKNFVQKDFDEMFPKWDGDVDDPAADNIIKVMFNDPGWEWTMECWPVTGTRKIVKMEVSPVNNEVSLVKSESVVKEESSRPRKKARKGSSVSAETPAAGSEGMTHQQIEKSLKDISDAINLGFGTCLKELKLLADRMAAVEKKVGITNRGGSYDDRQLTTTSNPPKPADEPGSESVNGAKAGRKEAKEPSLTTEPSSSRELCLVSTAADLPSDDPSLLILDKQVPTASDLLVEEARRQTKKETALVNLRKKSVRERKLAPTQQTPFKGNSTAKQIIPNKQVGGGYDPFAPYDKMKSKELTAWVQKDP; encoded by the exons atggattCTCTGAAGGCAAAAGACTTGACGCAAACTGGTTACACTGTTGATGGGTTCATACAAGTGCTCCAAGTGTGGGCGTACTATGATATGCCAGAATTGGGTGCTAATTATGGGTCTCCCATACCAAACAGACCGTCTCCACTGTTGCTGGCTTACAGGGGTGGCAAAAGACAACGCAAATGTTTTAAGGCTGCTATCAATAAACAG acTATCGTGAAGAACTTCGTTCAGAAggattttgatgaaatgtttccaaaatgggacGGAGACGTAGATGACCCTGCCGCGGATAACATAATTAAAGTCATGTTTAATGATCCTGGATGGGAGTGGACCATGGAATGCTGGCCAGTCACCGGTACTCGCAAGATTGTGAAGATGGAAGTGAGTCCAGTGAATAATGAAGTGAGTCTCGTGAAGTCAGAGAGTGTTGTGAAGGAAGAAAGTAgcagacctcggaagaaagctcgtaaagggTCTTCTGTTTCTGCTGAGACACCTGCGGCGGGTAGTGAAGGGATGACGCATCAGCAGATTGAAAAGTCCTTGAAGGACATATCTGATGCCATTAATCTTGGCtttgggacgtgccttaaggagCTCAAGTTACTGGCGGATAGGATGgcagctgtggagaagaaggtgggaATCACCAACAGAGGGGGTTCATATGATGATCGTCAACTTACAACCACTTCAAATCCACCAAAACCTGCTGACGAACCCGGG agtgaaagtgtgAATGGGGCGAAAGCAGGACGGAAGGAAGCCAAAGAACCGAGTCTTACTACAGAACCGAGTTCCTCGAGAGAGCTCTGTCTTGTGAGTACTGCAGCCGACTTACCGAGTGATGATCCTAGCCTTCTTATATTGGACAAACAAGTTCCCACCGCTTCAGATTTACTCGTTGAAGAAGCTAGAAGGCAGACAAAGAAGGAGACTGCTTTGGTGAATCTCCGTAAAAAAAGTGTGCGAGAAAGGAAGCTTGCTCCCACACAGCAAACTCCTTTTAAGGGAAACAGCACTGCCAAACAgatcattccaaacaaacaGGTTGGCGGAGGCTATGATCCTTTTGCACCCTATGACAAGATGAAGTCGAAGGAGCTCACTGCATGGGTGCAAAAAGATCCATAA
- the LOC106404292 gene encoding alanine--tRNA ligase-like yields the protein MNSGSAQGSFPEKLCFDFSHGKPVDPEDLRKIEAIVNKQIKDELDVFSKESVLSEAKRIKGLRAVFGEVYPDPVRVVSIGRRVEDLLADPENDEWSSLSSEFCGGTHITNTREAKAFALLSEEGIAKGIRRVTAVTTECAFDAMNVASSLEKEVEDASKAEGSALEKKVAALKSRVDSAIMPAAKKADIRAKIALLQNEVRKAQKKIAEQNLKISVKVATEAAESAASDGKTFCIIQLDVGLDAAAVREAVSKVMEKKGMSIMVFSTDETTNKAVVCAGVPDKSDKFKQLDVTEWLTTALGPLKGRCGKGKSGLASGQGTDASQVNAALDLAASFASLKLN from the exons ATGAATTCAGGAAGTGCTCAGGGATCATTTCCTGAAAAactatgttttgatttttctcacG GCAAGCCGGTTGATCCTGAAGATTTAAGAAAGATCGAAGCCATAGTGAATAAACAGATCAAGGATGAACTGGATGTATTTTCGAAGGAATCAGTGCTTTCTGAAGCCAAGCGAATCAAAGGTCTAAGAGCAGTGTTTGGTGAA GTCTACCCTGATCCTGTTAGAGTGGTGTCGATTGGGAGACGGGTCGAGGACCTCTTGGCTGATCCCGAAAACGATGAGTGGTCATCACTTTCTTCTGAGTTTTGTGGAG GAACCCACATAACAAACACCCGTGAAGCGAAAGCTTTTGCTCTTCTATCAGAAGAGGGAATTGCTAAAGGTATTCGTAGGGTAACTGCTGTGACTACCGAATGTGCTTTTGATGCAATGAACGTGGCGTCCTCACTTGAAAAAGAAGTCGAGGATGCATCCAAAGCGGAGGGGAGTGCATTGGAAAAG AAAGTTGCTGCTTTGAAAAGCCGGGTAGACTCGGCAATTATGCCAGCGGCCAAAAAGGCAGATATAAGGGCCAAGATTGCTCTGCTTCAG AATGAAGTGAGGAAAGCTCAAAAGAAAATAGCAGAGCAGAACCTGAAGATATCAGTGAAAGTAGCAACAGAGGCAGCAGAATCTGCAGCATCAGATGGGAAGACATTCTGCATTATCCAGCTTGATGTAGGTCTTGATGCAGCTGCCGTGCGAGAAGCTGTCTCGAAAGTTATGGAAAAGAAG GGAATGTCGATAATGGTGTTCAGCACAGATGAAACGACCAACAAGGCGGTTGTGTGTGCAGGAGTTCCAGACAAATCTGATAAATTCAAGCAATTAGACGTTACTGAGTGGCTTACTACTGCATTGGGTCCTCTGAAAGGGAGATGCGGGAAAGGGAAAAGTGGTCTTGCATCTGGACAG GGAACGGATGCCTCTCAAGTGAACGCAGCTTTGGATCTGGCTGCATCATTTGCATCACTAAAACTCAACTAA
- the LOC106404293 gene encoding uncharacterized protein LOC106404293 — protein sequence MSAAMDRALMALSLEEEDEPFEMPDLPGKEGRSRGVALSKERFQFFFDHEYDLLDVLAKGVHTFNEWTLAIERWVEEPHYLQYIPLWLHISNIPMNYYTKEVIMALGELLDQVGISSVTRRPKIVKEVLDEMRQYLMLATEEDSFERKERVRSSVAAVEQDPMLQRTVLRLEAPPIISQDFDKGKGIVFSCEELKNPEAGSRRRAEINRRN from the exons ATGTCGGCGGCAATGGACAGAGCCTTGATGGCTCTTTCactagaggaagaagatgaaccgTTCGAAATGCCGGATCTGCCGGGG AAGGAAGGTAGATCTCGAGGAGTGGCTCTGTCCAAGGAGCGCTTTCAATTCTTCTTCGACCATGAGTATGATTTGCTTGATGTTTTGGCGAAAGGAGTCCATACCTTCAATGAATGGACTCTGGCGATAGAGAGGTGGGTTGAAGAACCACATTATCTGCAGTATATTCCGTTGTGGCTGCACATAAGCAACATTCCTATGAATTACTACACAAAGGAAGTTATCATGGCGCTTGGAGAGCTGCTGG ATCAGGTGGGGATAAGCTCGGTTACAAGAAGGccgaaaattgtaaaagaggTGCTGGATGAAATGAGACAGTACTTGATGCTGGCTACCGAAGAAGATAGCTttgaaaggaaagaaagagtaaGAAGCTCAGTAGCTGCTGTGGAACAAGACCCTATGCTGCAGCGTACAGTGCTGAGACTTGAGGCACCTCCCATTATTTCTCAAGACTTTGATAAAGGGAAGGGGATAGTGTTCAGCTGTGAGGAATTAAAGAATCCGGAAGCCGGAAGCCGAAGGAGGGCAGAAATCAACAGGAGAAATTGA